One stretch of Croceibacterium atlanticum DNA includes these proteins:
- the hemC gene encoding hydroxymethylbilane synthase gives MSETILKLGTRRSPLALAQAEETRARLCHIHGWDENEVELVPVVASGDKVQDRPLAEIGGKALWTKELDGWLAEGLIDASVHSLKDVETIRPESLTIAAILPRADKRDVLLGAESVHALPQGAVIGTSAPRRAAQALHLRPDCRIVLFRGNVATRMARLAAGDADATFLAAAGLARLGQDGTGHKQDPGEWLPAPSQGAIAIECRAGDSRVLDLIGALDHAPSRAEVMAERALLHRLGGNCHSAVAVLCDYADGQLSMHAALFSPDGAERVDGEAQFAAGDIDAPLRLAADLLDRATPGIAAQFAGSQ, from the coding sequence ATGAGCGAAACCATACTGAAACTCGGAACCCGGCGTTCACCACTGGCCCTGGCGCAGGCGGAGGAAACGCGTGCGCGGCTGTGCCACATCCATGGCTGGGACGAAAACGAGGTCGAACTCGTGCCTGTCGTCGCCAGCGGTGACAAGGTGCAGGACCGGCCTCTGGCCGAAATCGGCGGCAAGGCCCTGTGGACCAAGGAACTGGATGGCTGGCTGGCGGAAGGGCTGATCGATGCATCGGTTCATTCGCTGAAGGATGTCGAAACGATCCGGCCAGAAAGCCTGACCATTGCCGCGATCCTGCCGCGCGCGGACAAGCGCGATGTCCTGCTGGGTGCGGAAAGCGTCCATGCCCTGCCGCAAGGCGCGGTGATCGGCACCAGCGCACCCCGCCGCGCGGCGCAGGCGCTGCATTTGCGGCCGGATTGCAGGATCGTGCTGTTCCGCGGCAATGTCGCAACCCGCATGGCCAGGCTGGCCGCCGGGGATGCCGACGCCACTTTCCTTGCCGCCGCCGGTCTGGCGCGTCTTGGGCAGGACGGAACGGGCCACAAGCAGGATCCGGGCGAATGGCTGCCGGCCCCGTCACAAGGGGCGATCGCGATCGAATGCCGCGCGGGGGACAGCCGCGTGCTGGATCTGATCGGTGCGCTGGATCACGCACCCAGCCGGGCGGAAGTGATGGCGGAACGGGCCTTGCTGCATCGGCTTGGCGGCAATTGTCACAGTGCGGTGGCGGTCCTGTGCGATTACGCGGACGGGCAATTATCCATGCACGCTGCCCTGTTCAGCCCGGACGGGGCGGAACGGGTGGACGGCGAAGCGCAATTTGCCGCGGGCGACATCGATGCCCCCTTGCGGCTTGCGGCCGACCTTCTGGATCGCGCAACACCGGGCATCGCGGCGCAATTCGCCGGATCGCAATGA
- a CDS encoding uroporphyrinogen-III synthase, whose translation MMLPVAVIRPEPGCSATVRAGREAGLEMLACPLSEIRPVAWQPPSPDSVDALLLGSANAIRHGGKALEKFRDKPVYAVGQATAEAARQAGFSIAGVGGGHLQILIDTQDGLPSRLLRISGAEYVPLKIPDGIEVKQCIAYENAPLPLPDEMAQRIGKGAVVLLYSAASARHFAAECDRLGILRGGMLLAALGPRIADAAGSGWGKLQSAPQPNEAALLALASDLCHEPGHI comes from the coding sequence ATGATGCTGCCGGTTGCGGTAATCCGGCCGGAGCCGGGTTGCTCCGCCACGGTAAGGGCGGGGCGCGAAGCCGGGCTGGAAATGCTGGCCTGCCCGCTGTCGGAAATCCGCCCGGTCGCCTGGCAGCCGCCATCCCCGGACAGCGTCGATGCGCTGTTGCTGGGAAGCGCCAATGCTATCCGTCATGGCGGGAAGGCGCTGGAGAAATTCAGGGACAAGCCCGTCTATGCCGTGGGGCAGGCGACCGCCGAAGCCGCGCGACAGGCGGGTTTCAGCATAGCGGGCGTTGGCGGCGGACATTTGCAGATCCTGATCGATACGCAGGATGGCCTGCCGTCCCGCCTGTTGCGTATTTCGGGGGCCGAATATGTGCCGCTGAAAATCCCCGACGGGATCGAGGTGAAGCAATGCATTGCCTATGAGAATGCACCTTTGCCGCTGCCGGATGAAATGGCGCAAAGGATCGGCAAGGGCGCAGTGGTTCTGCTTTATTCGGCGGCCAGCGCGCGCCATTTCGCTGCGGAATGTGACCGGCTGGGCATTTTGCGCGGGGGCATGCTTCTGGCGGCGCTGGGGCCGCGTATTGCAGATGCGGCCGGTTCAGGCTGGGGCAAGCTGCAAAGTGCTCCCCAGCCCAATGAAGCAGCGTTGTTGGCTTTGGCGTCCGACCTGTGCCATGAACCGGGGCATATCTGA
- a CDS encoding FAD-dependent monooxygenase — protein sequence MANKRELLILGGGLVGMTLALAAARKGLSSHVVDMADPAALTADGFDGRASAISTASWNLFSNIGLADRLKSQGCPISAIAVSDGLKPGRLDFQPEPHEGALGFMFSNLTLRKALFEAAEKEELISWNAPARVVERHRGEHGVSAVLDDGQVLEASLMIAAEGRRSPTRDEAGLALARWDYSHRALIAGIDHEKPHDNVAWEIFYPAGPFALLPMLDGPEGQHRSALVWTVAEKDAEGVLTLSDRAFLHEIEKRMKGLFGKITLNSKRSSYPLSFQHTAKITAQRLALVGDAAHGMHPIAGQGLNLGLRDVGALMQVITDGMRLGLDIGDAQLLARYERWRGLDSLSVMAATDTLTRLFGIPGRLPSAIRRLGMSVVQRTPPLKGWFMDEARGVSGELPELLRA from the coding sequence ATGGCGAACAAGCGCGAACTCCTGATCCTCGGCGGCGGTCTCGTCGGCATGACGCTGGCCCTGGCCGCAGCCCGCAAGGGCCTGTCCAGCCATGTTGTGGACATGGCCGATCCAGCGGCACTGACGGCTGACGGTTTCGATGGGCGCGCCAGCGCCATTTCCACCGCAAGCTGGAACCTGTTCAGCAATATCGGCCTGGCCGACCGGCTGAAATCGCAGGGCTGCCCCATCTCCGCCATCGCCGTTTCGGATGGGCTGAAACCCGGACGGCTGGATTTCCAGCCTGAACCGCATGAAGGCGCGCTGGGCTTCATGTTCTCCAACCTGACACTGCGCAAGGCGCTGTTCGAAGCGGCGGAGAAGGAAGAACTGATCAGCTGGAACGCTCCGGCGCGCGTGGTCGAACGGCATCGCGGCGAACATGGCGTATCGGCCGTTCTGGATGATGGGCAGGTGCTGGAAGCATCGCTGATGATCGCGGCGGAAGGCCGCCGTTCCCCGACTCGGGACGAAGCCGGCCTTGCCCTGGCCCGGTGGGATTACAGCCACCGTGCGCTGATCGCCGGGATCGATCATGAAAAGCCGCATGACAATGTCGCCTGGGAAATTTTCTATCCAGCTGGCCCCTTCGCCCTTCTGCCCATGCTGGACGGGCCGGAGGGGCAGCATCGCAGCGCACTGGTCTGGACCGTGGCGGAAAAGGATGCGGAAGGCGTGCTGACCCTGTCCGACCGGGCCTTCCTCCACGAAATCGAGAAGCGGATGAAGGGGCTGTTCGGCAAGATCACGCTGAACAGCAAGAGATCATCCTACCCGCTCAGCTTCCAGCATACGGCGAAGATCACGGCACAGCGGCTGGCACTGGTGGGCGATGCGGCGCATGGGATGCATCCGATCGCGGGCCAGGGGCTCAATCTCGGCCTGCGCGATGTCGGCGCGCTGATGCAGGTTATCACCGATGGCATGCGGCTGGGCCTGGATATTGGCGATGCGCAATTGCTCGCCCGTTACGAACGCTGGCGCGGGCTGGATTCCCTGTCCGTCATGGCGGCAACCGATACGCTGACCCGGCTGTTCGGCATTCCCGGCCGCCTGCCCAGCGCGATCCGCCGCCTGGGCATGAGCGTGGTCCAGCGCACTCCGCCCCTGAAGGGCTGGTTCATGGACGAGGCGCGCGGCGTTTCCGGCGAATTGCCGGAATTGCTGCGGGCCTGA
- a CDS encoding protein-disulfide reductase DsbD family protein: MRASTINCCRWLIVLLAAMAAQVAMAQLPPPQPAKGNNIASELVAEGGAQAGEMLTVALHFRPEPGWHGYWSNPGDAGYGMELDWNLPEGWEAGEPDYPVPETLVISNLMNHVYEGDYAVLVPISVPADAQLSGPVPIELKADWLACTDQICVPESATMSLRLPVGADVPRDPRFDQWRAALPPMLDSEAAFELTGDALRIAIPLPASLDLAEPHVFVGETQLVDYAAPQIFMRDGDLLVAEIPREGLADGAGRIPGILKLDNLGGGLRFSAMPGEVPAGGTPVGGTAQALAPIWLLLGGAFIGGLILNLMPCVFPILSLKALTLARAGESAEGARREGLAYTAGVVLACLALGGLLLALRAAGSEIGWAFQLQEPGVVVALLVLAVLITANFAGLYELPSFSFTREGGRASAFSTGLLAAFVATPCTGPFMAAALGAALLLPWWQALILFAAMGLGLALPFLLLGFVPPLRRLLPKPGRWMEWFRKIMAVPMGLTALALLWLCWRLGGWQFAALAGVLALVLTGALAWGLREGNRGRPGRFVLPSIAGLALAISVVLLPMVHAPPGNSEQSLLSPRNFSDAVLADARAEKRPVFLWFTADWCLTCKVNENVAIERETTRKAFERAGVIAIRGDWTRRDPEITRFLTAQGAAGVPLYLWYPAGGEGEVLPQVLTPDMLAELAAAE, encoded by the coding sequence ATGCGCGCAAGCACGATCAATTGCTGCCGGTGGCTGATTGTCCTCCTCGCCGCCATGGCGGCGCAGGTGGCCATGGCCCAATTGCCCCCGCCGCAACCGGCCAAGGGCAATAATATCGCCTCTGAACTGGTGGCGGAAGGTGGCGCCCAGGCCGGCGAAATGCTGACCGTGGCGCTGCATTTCCGGCCCGAACCGGGCTGGCACGGATATTGGTCCAATCCGGGCGATGCCGGATATGGCATGGAACTGGACTGGAACCTGCCGGAAGGGTGGGAGGCCGGAGAGCCTGATTATCCGGTGCCCGAAACGCTCGTGATCTCGAACCTGATGAATCACGTCTATGAAGGCGATTATGCCGTGCTGGTGCCGATTTCGGTCCCGGCTGATGCGCAGCTTTCCGGGCCGGTGCCGATAGAGCTGAAGGCGGACTGGCTGGCCTGTACCGATCAGATCTGCGTGCCCGAAAGCGCGACCATGAGTTTACGTCTGCCGGTCGGGGCGGATGTGCCGCGCGATCCGCGTTTCGACCAATGGCGTGCCGCCCTGCCGCCCATGCTCGATAGCGAGGCGGCCTTTGAACTGACCGGGGATGCGCTGCGCATTGCCATCCCGCTGCCCGCTTCGCTGGACCTTGCCGAACCGCATGTTTTCGTGGGCGAAACGCAGCTGGTCGATTATGCCGCGCCGCAGATATTCATGCGCGATGGGGATCTGCTGGTGGCGGAAATCCCGCGTGAAGGGCTGGCCGACGGGGCAGGCCGCATTCCCGGCATATTGAAGCTCGACAATTTGGGAGGCGGGCTGCGCTTTTCTGCCATGCCTGGCGAAGTGCCGGCTGGCGGTACACCTGTTGGCGGCACGGCACAGGCGCTTGCGCCGATCTGGCTGTTGCTGGGCGGGGCGTTCATCGGCGGGCTGATTCTCAATCTGATGCCCTGCGTGTTCCCCATCCTCAGCCTCAAGGCGTTGACGCTGGCCCGCGCGGGGGAAAGCGCGGAGGGCGCGCGGCGTGAAGGGCTGGCTTACACGGCGGGCGTGGTGCTGGCCTGCCTTGCACTGGGCGGCTTGCTGCTGGCCCTGCGCGCGGCGGGCAGCGAGATCGGCTGGGCCTTCCAGTTGCAGGAACCGGGCGTGGTGGTCGCGTTGCTGGTTCTGGCGGTGCTGATCACGGCCAATTTTGCCGGCCTGTATGAATTGCCCTCTTTTTCCTTCACCCGCGAAGGGGGGCGGGCCAGCGCCTTTTCAACCGGATTACTCGCGGCCTTCGTGGCGACGCCCTGCACCGGGCCGTTCATGGCGGCGGCGCTGGGCGCCGCCCTGCTGCTGCCATGGTGGCAAGCGCTGATCCTGTTTGCGGCGATGGGGCTGGGGCTGGCGCTACCGTTCCTCCTGCTCGGCTTCGTGCCCCCGCTCAGGCGGCTATTGCCCAAGCCGGGGCGCTGGATGGAATGGTTCCGCAAGATCATGGCAGTGCCGATGGGGCTGACCGCGCTGGCCCTGCTATGGCTGTGCTGGCGGCTGGGTGGCTGGCAATTCGCCGCTCTGGCCGGTGTTCTGGCGCTGGTGCTGACCGGCGCCCTGGCCTGGGGCCTGCGGGAAGGAAACAGGGGGCGCCCAGGGCGCTTCGTGCTGCCATCCATCGCCGGTCTGGCCCTGGCAATATCGGTCGTGCTGCTGCCCATGGTCCATGCACCGCCGGGCAATTCGGAACAGAGCCTGCTTTCCCCGCGCAATTTCAGTGATGCCGTGCTGGCTGATGCGCGGGCGGAGAAGCGCCCGGTCTTCCTCTGGTTCACTGCCGATTGGTGCCTGACCTGCAAGGTCAACGAAAATGTCGCGATCGAACGAGAGACGACGCGCAAGGCCTTTGAAAGGGCGGGTGTCATCGCCATTCGCGGCGACTGGACGCGGCGTGATCCGGAGATCACCCGCTTCCTCACCGCCCAAGGTGCCGCGGGTGTGCCGCTCTATTTGTGGTATCCGGCTGGCGGAGAAGGCGAAGTGCTGCCGCAAGTGCTGACGCCGGACATGCTGGCCGAGTTGGCAGCTGCCGAGTAG